The following are encoded in a window of Amaranthus tricolor cultivar Red isolate AtriRed21 chromosome 2, ASM2621246v1, whole genome shotgun sequence genomic DNA:
- the LOC130806449 gene encoding uncharacterized protein LOC130806449 isoform X3, with the protein MGGSRAQVNKPHKTRFASKSSRNIHKTSLKEKHQNTKSDRNFSKGARSARIQRNNMIRDQKRTTALNEKRAISGSTSPPRVIVLFGLSAHVDLDSIERDLLELLPSKSSNEEFPTVVSLEYKMRATAPHGDLSSCMDMAKVADLIAFVASASCEHESSDYIDSFGAQCLSVFKAIGLPSSVVLIRDLPNDLKGRNESKKYCISSLASEFPENCKFYPAKTKDDIHKFLYLLKEQRFKTPHWRSQRAYITSQKLEMLDHDPASGKCTLSVTGYIRSRNLSVNQLVHVSGAGDYQLCKIDILSDPYALNPRKGKDTMDVVDVPDVQVVISSLVPDMSKQEPLLIENIPDPLAGEQTWPTEAEMAEAEENLKQNKLKRRKLPHGTSEYQAAWILDESEDDGEGSDDSNDGMVLDEVENRVTSNEVSNNFELDEDEGSVDLGQSDGEPDTDSVMVDGEMTRDQIEDEIRRLKDAHAEDEEYPDEVDTPLDVPARKRFAKYRGLKSFRTSSWDPKESLPPDYARIFAFDNFARTRKHVLAKALERDESTDDTVSTGKYVRLYIKEVLHAVASHLCSHAKILPIITCGLLQHESKMSVLSFRIKKHDSYHEPIKGKEELTFHVGFRQFVARPIYSTDNTDTDKHKMERFLHAGRFSVASIYAPISFPPLYVVAMKKAGDMDTPALAAVGSLISVDPDRIILKKIILSGYPQRVSKVKATVRYMFHNPEDVRWFKPVEVWSKCGRRGRIKEPVGTHGAMKCLFNGVLQQHDTVCMSLFKRAYPKWPEHKFPLSNF; encoded by the exons ATGGGAGGTTCTCGAGCTCAAGTTAACAAACCCCATAAGACCCGTTTTGCATCTAAATCATCTCGAAACATTCATAAAACTTCCTTAAAAG AAAAGCATCAAAATACAAAATCAGACAGAAATTTTAGCAAAGGAGCCCGTTCTGCTCGAATTCAGCGTAATAATATG aTACGGGATCAAAAGCGGACCACCGCACTGAATGAAAAACGAGCTATAAGTGGATCAACAAGTCCACCACGTGTTATT GTGTTATTCGGATTGTCTGCTCATGTTGACTTGGATTCTATCGAAAGAGACTTGTTGGAATTATTACCATCAAAATCCAGTAATGAGGAGTTTCCTACTGTAGTGTCTTTGGAATACAAGATGAGAGCCACG GCTCCTCATGGTGATCTATCCTCATGCATGGATATGGCCAAG GTTGCTGATTTGATTGCGTTTGTTGCATCAGCGAGTTGTGAACATGAGTCATCTGATTATATCGATTCCTTTGGAGCACAATGCCTTTCCGTGTTCAAAGCCATAGGCTTACCAAGCAGCGTGGTCTTGATCCGT GACCTACCTAATGACTTGAAGGGAAGAAACGAATCCAAGAAATATTGTATTTCTAGTCTTGCTTCTGAATTCCCTGAGAATTGTAAATTTTATCCCGCTAAAACAAAGGATGATATCCACAAG TTCTTGTACCTTTTGAAAGAGCAAAGGTTTAAAACTCCCCATTGGAGGAGCCAACGGGCTTATATTACTTCTCAGAAG CTTGAGATGCTTGATCACGATCCTGCTTCTGGAAAATGCACTCTCTCTGTTACTGGTTATATTCGCTCTCGTAATCTCTCAGTGAACCAGCTG GTTCACGTCTCTGGAGCAGGTGATTATCAACTGTGCAAAATTGATATTCTGAGTGATCCATATGCTTTAAATCCTAGGAAAGGGAAGGACACAATGGATGTTGTTGATGTGCCGGATGTGCAGGTG GTGATCAGCTCTTTAGTGCCTGATATGTCAAAGCAAGAGCCCTTACTTATTGAAAATATTCCTGATCCTCTTGCTGGAGAACAG ACGTGGCCAACGGAGGCAGAAATGGCAGAGGCAGAGGaaaacttaaagcaaaataaattGAAGAGGAGGAAACTTCCACATGGTACTTCTGAATATCAG GCTGCTTGGATTTTGGACGAAAGTGAGGATGATGGTGAAGGCAGTGATGATTCAAATGATGGCATGGTCTTGGATGAAGTTGAAAATAGAGTTACTTCTAATGAggtttctaataattttgaactcGATGAAGATGAAGGTTCTGTGGATTTAGGACAATCTGATGGAGAACCAGATACTGATTCTGTGATGGTG GATGGAGAAATGACTAGGGATCAGATAGAAGATGAGATTAGAAGATTAAAAGATGCTCATGCAGAAGATGAGG AATATCCAGATGAAGTTGATACTCCATTAGATGTACCTGCTAGAAAGCGTTTTGCCAAGTATAGAGGCCTAAAGTCCTTTCGAACTTCTTCATGGGATCCTAAG GAATCTTTGCCACCAGATTATGCTAGAATATTTGCCTTCGATAATTTTGCAAGAACTCGAAAACATGTGCTCGCAAAAGCCTTGGAACGAGACGAGAGTACGGACGACACTGTATCAACCGGCAAATATGTAAGGCTTTATATCAAAGAAGTACTGCATGCTGTTGCTTCCCATTTATGTTCTCACGCAAAGATATTACCCATAATAACATGTGGACTCTTGCAACATGAGTCAAAGATGTCTGTCCTTTCCTTTAG GATTAAGAAGCATGACAGTTACCATGAACCAATCAAAGGAAAAGAGGAACTTACATTTCATGTTGGCTTTCGGCAGTTTGTTGCAAG ACCGATATATTCAACAGATAACACTGATACAGACAAGCACAAGATGGAGAGGTTTCTCCATGCAGGACGCTTTTCTGTTGCTTCAATATATGCGCCAATATCTTTTCCACCACTTTATGTGGTCGCGATGAAAAAAGCAGGTGACATGGACACACCTGCTTTGGCTGCAGTTGGTAGTTTGATAAGCGTTGATCCAGATAGGATTATTCtgaagaaaattattttaagcgg TTATCCCCAACGAGTTTCAAAAGTTAAAGCAACAGTTAGATATATGTTCCATAACCCGGAAGATGTAAGATGGTTCAAG
- the LOC130806449 gene encoding uncharacterized protein LOC130806449 isoform X1, whose translation MGGSRAQVNKPHKTRFASKSSRNIHKTSLKEKHQNTKSDRNFSKGARSARIQRNNMIRDQKRTTALNEKRAISGSTSPPRVIVLFGLSAHVDLDSIERDLLELLPSKSSNEEFPTVVSLEYKMRATVMKAPHGDLSSCMDMAKVADLIAFVASASCEHESSDYIDSFGAQCLSVFKAIGLPSSVVLIRDLPNDLKGRNESKKYCISSLASEFPENCKFYPAKTKDDIHKFLYLLKEQRFKTPHWRSQRAYITSQKLEMLDHDPASGKCTLSVTGYIRSRNLSVNQLVHVSGAGDYQLCKIDILSDPYALNPRKGKDTMDVVDVPDVQVVISSLVPDMSKQEPLLIENIPDPLAGEQTWPTEAEMAEAEENLKQNKLKRRKLPHGTSEYQAAWILDESEDDGEGSDDSNDGMVLDEVENRVTSNEVSNNFELDEDEGSVDLGQSDGEPDTDSVMVDGEMTRDQIEDEIRRLKDAHAEDEEYPDEVDTPLDVPARKRFAKYRGLKSFRTSSWDPKESLPPDYARIFAFDNFARTRKHVLAKALERDESTDDTVSTGKYVRLYIKEVLHAVASHLCSHAKILPIITCGLLQHESKMSVLSFRIKKHDSYHEPIKGKEELTFHVGFRQFVARPIYSTDNTDTDKHKMERFLHAGRFSVASIYAPISFPPLYVVAMKKAGDMDTPALAAVGSLISVDPDRIILKKIILSGYPQRVSKVKATVRYMFHNPEDVRWFKPVEVWSKCGRRGRIKEPVGTHGAMKCLFNGVLQQHDTVCMSLFKRAYPKWPEHKFPLSNF comes from the exons ATGGGAGGTTCTCGAGCTCAAGTTAACAAACCCCATAAGACCCGTTTTGCATCTAAATCATCTCGAAACATTCATAAAACTTCCTTAAAAG AAAAGCATCAAAATACAAAATCAGACAGAAATTTTAGCAAAGGAGCCCGTTCTGCTCGAATTCAGCGTAATAATATG aTACGGGATCAAAAGCGGACCACCGCACTGAATGAAAAACGAGCTATAAGTGGATCAACAAGTCCACCACGTGTTATT GTGTTATTCGGATTGTCTGCTCATGTTGACTTGGATTCTATCGAAAGAGACTTGTTGGAATTATTACCATCAAAATCCAGTAATGAGGAGTTTCCTACTGTAGTGTCTTTGGAATACAAGATGAGAGCCACG gtGATGAAGGCTCCTCATGGTGATCTATCCTCATGCATGGATATGGCCAAG GTTGCTGATTTGATTGCGTTTGTTGCATCAGCGAGTTGTGAACATGAGTCATCTGATTATATCGATTCCTTTGGAGCACAATGCCTTTCCGTGTTCAAAGCCATAGGCTTACCAAGCAGCGTGGTCTTGATCCGT GACCTACCTAATGACTTGAAGGGAAGAAACGAATCCAAGAAATATTGTATTTCTAGTCTTGCTTCTGAATTCCCTGAGAATTGTAAATTTTATCCCGCTAAAACAAAGGATGATATCCACAAG TTCTTGTACCTTTTGAAAGAGCAAAGGTTTAAAACTCCCCATTGGAGGAGCCAACGGGCTTATATTACTTCTCAGAAG CTTGAGATGCTTGATCACGATCCTGCTTCTGGAAAATGCACTCTCTCTGTTACTGGTTATATTCGCTCTCGTAATCTCTCAGTGAACCAGCTG GTTCACGTCTCTGGAGCAGGTGATTATCAACTGTGCAAAATTGATATTCTGAGTGATCCATATGCTTTAAATCCTAGGAAAGGGAAGGACACAATGGATGTTGTTGATGTGCCGGATGTGCAGGTG GTGATCAGCTCTTTAGTGCCTGATATGTCAAAGCAAGAGCCCTTACTTATTGAAAATATTCCTGATCCTCTTGCTGGAGAACAG ACGTGGCCAACGGAGGCAGAAATGGCAGAGGCAGAGGaaaacttaaagcaaaataaattGAAGAGGAGGAAACTTCCACATGGTACTTCTGAATATCAG GCTGCTTGGATTTTGGACGAAAGTGAGGATGATGGTGAAGGCAGTGATGATTCAAATGATGGCATGGTCTTGGATGAAGTTGAAAATAGAGTTACTTCTAATGAggtttctaataattttgaactcGATGAAGATGAAGGTTCTGTGGATTTAGGACAATCTGATGGAGAACCAGATACTGATTCTGTGATGGTG GATGGAGAAATGACTAGGGATCAGATAGAAGATGAGATTAGAAGATTAAAAGATGCTCATGCAGAAGATGAGG AATATCCAGATGAAGTTGATACTCCATTAGATGTACCTGCTAGAAAGCGTTTTGCCAAGTATAGAGGCCTAAAGTCCTTTCGAACTTCTTCATGGGATCCTAAG GAATCTTTGCCACCAGATTATGCTAGAATATTTGCCTTCGATAATTTTGCAAGAACTCGAAAACATGTGCTCGCAAAAGCCTTGGAACGAGACGAGAGTACGGACGACACTGTATCAACCGGCAAATATGTAAGGCTTTATATCAAAGAAGTACTGCATGCTGTTGCTTCCCATTTATGTTCTCACGCAAAGATATTACCCATAATAACATGTGGACTCTTGCAACATGAGTCAAAGATGTCTGTCCTTTCCTTTAG GATTAAGAAGCATGACAGTTACCATGAACCAATCAAAGGAAAAGAGGAACTTACATTTCATGTTGGCTTTCGGCAGTTTGTTGCAAG ACCGATATATTCAACAGATAACACTGATACAGACAAGCACAAGATGGAGAGGTTTCTCCATGCAGGACGCTTTTCTGTTGCTTCAATATATGCGCCAATATCTTTTCCACCACTTTATGTGGTCGCGATGAAAAAAGCAGGTGACATGGACACACCTGCTTTGGCTGCAGTTGGTAGTTTGATAAGCGTTGATCCAGATAGGATTATTCtgaagaaaattattttaagcgg TTATCCCCAACGAGTTTCAAAAGTTAAAGCAACAGTTAGATATATGTTCCATAACCCGGAAGATGTAAGATGGTTCAAG
- the LOC130806449 gene encoding uncharacterized protein LOC130806449 isoform X2 translates to MGGSRAQVNKPHKTRFASKSSRNIHKTSLKEKHQNTKSDRNFSKGARSARIQRNNMIRDQKRTTALNEKRAISGSTSPPRVIVLFGLSAHVDLDSIERDLLELLPSKSSNEEFPTVVSLEYKMRATVMKAPHGDLSSCMDMAKVADLIAFVASASCEHESSDYIDSFGAQCLSVFKAIGLPSSVVLIRDLPNDLKGRNESKKYCISSLASEFPENCKFYPAKTKDDIHKFLYLLKEQRFKTPHWRSQRAYITSQKLEMLDHDPASGKCTLSVTGYIRSRNLSVNQLVHVSGAGDYQLCKIDILSDPYALNPRKGKDTMDVVDVPDVQVISSLVPDMSKQEPLLIENIPDPLAGEQTWPTEAEMAEAEENLKQNKLKRRKLPHGTSEYQAAWILDESEDDGEGSDDSNDGMVLDEVENRVTSNEVSNNFELDEDEGSVDLGQSDGEPDTDSVMVDGEMTRDQIEDEIRRLKDAHAEDEEYPDEVDTPLDVPARKRFAKYRGLKSFRTSSWDPKESLPPDYARIFAFDNFARTRKHVLAKALERDESTDDTVSTGKYVRLYIKEVLHAVASHLCSHAKILPIITCGLLQHESKMSVLSFRIKKHDSYHEPIKGKEELTFHVGFRQFVARPIYSTDNTDTDKHKMERFLHAGRFSVASIYAPISFPPLYVVAMKKAGDMDTPALAAVGSLISVDPDRIILKKIILSGYPQRVSKVKATVRYMFHNPEDVRWFKPVEVWSKCGRRGRIKEPVGTHGAMKCLFNGVLQQHDTVCMSLFKRAYPKWPEHKFPLSNF, encoded by the exons ATGGGAGGTTCTCGAGCTCAAGTTAACAAACCCCATAAGACCCGTTTTGCATCTAAATCATCTCGAAACATTCATAAAACTTCCTTAAAAG AAAAGCATCAAAATACAAAATCAGACAGAAATTTTAGCAAAGGAGCCCGTTCTGCTCGAATTCAGCGTAATAATATG aTACGGGATCAAAAGCGGACCACCGCACTGAATGAAAAACGAGCTATAAGTGGATCAACAAGTCCACCACGTGTTATT GTGTTATTCGGATTGTCTGCTCATGTTGACTTGGATTCTATCGAAAGAGACTTGTTGGAATTATTACCATCAAAATCCAGTAATGAGGAGTTTCCTACTGTAGTGTCTTTGGAATACAAGATGAGAGCCACG gtGATGAAGGCTCCTCATGGTGATCTATCCTCATGCATGGATATGGCCAAG GTTGCTGATTTGATTGCGTTTGTTGCATCAGCGAGTTGTGAACATGAGTCATCTGATTATATCGATTCCTTTGGAGCACAATGCCTTTCCGTGTTCAAAGCCATAGGCTTACCAAGCAGCGTGGTCTTGATCCGT GACCTACCTAATGACTTGAAGGGAAGAAACGAATCCAAGAAATATTGTATTTCTAGTCTTGCTTCTGAATTCCCTGAGAATTGTAAATTTTATCCCGCTAAAACAAAGGATGATATCCACAAG TTCTTGTACCTTTTGAAAGAGCAAAGGTTTAAAACTCCCCATTGGAGGAGCCAACGGGCTTATATTACTTCTCAGAAG CTTGAGATGCTTGATCACGATCCTGCTTCTGGAAAATGCACTCTCTCTGTTACTGGTTATATTCGCTCTCGTAATCTCTCAGTGAACCAGCTG GTTCACGTCTCTGGAGCAGGTGATTATCAACTGTGCAAAATTGATATTCTGAGTGATCCATATGCTTTAAATCCTAGGAAAGGGAAGGACACAATGGATGTTGTTGATGTGCCGGATGTGCAG GTGATCAGCTCTTTAGTGCCTGATATGTCAAAGCAAGAGCCCTTACTTATTGAAAATATTCCTGATCCTCTTGCTGGAGAACAG ACGTGGCCAACGGAGGCAGAAATGGCAGAGGCAGAGGaaaacttaaagcaaaataaattGAAGAGGAGGAAACTTCCACATGGTACTTCTGAATATCAG GCTGCTTGGATTTTGGACGAAAGTGAGGATGATGGTGAAGGCAGTGATGATTCAAATGATGGCATGGTCTTGGATGAAGTTGAAAATAGAGTTACTTCTAATGAggtttctaataattttgaactcGATGAAGATGAAGGTTCTGTGGATTTAGGACAATCTGATGGAGAACCAGATACTGATTCTGTGATGGTG GATGGAGAAATGACTAGGGATCAGATAGAAGATGAGATTAGAAGATTAAAAGATGCTCATGCAGAAGATGAGG AATATCCAGATGAAGTTGATACTCCATTAGATGTACCTGCTAGAAAGCGTTTTGCCAAGTATAGAGGCCTAAAGTCCTTTCGAACTTCTTCATGGGATCCTAAG GAATCTTTGCCACCAGATTATGCTAGAATATTTGCCTTCGATAATTTTGCAAGAACTCGAAAACATGTGCTCGCAAAAGCCTTGGAACGAGACGAGAGTACGGACGACACTGTATCAACCGGCAAATATGTAAGGCTTTATATCAAAGAAGTACTGCATGCTGTTGCTTCCCATTTATGTTCTCACGCAAAGATATTACCCATAATAACATGTGGACTCTTGCAACATGAGTCAAAGATGTCTGTCCTTTCCTTTAG GATTAAGAAGCATGACAGTTACCATGAACCAATCAAAGGAAAAGAGGAACTTACATTTCATGTTGGCTTTCGGCAGTTTGTTGCAAG ACCGATATATTCAACAGATAACACTGATACAGACAAGCACAAGATGGAGAGGTTTCTCCATGCAGGACGCTTTTCTGTTGCTTCAATATATGCGCCAATATCTTTTCCACCACTTTATGTGGTCGCGATGAAAAAAGCAGGTGACATGGACACACCTGCTTTGGCTGCAGTTGGTAGTTTGATAAGCGTTGATCCAGATAGGATTATTCtgaagaaaattattttaagcgg TTATCCCCAACGAGTTTCAAAAGTTAAAGCAACAGTTAGATATATGTTCCATAACCCGGAAGATGTAAGATGGTTCAAG